Proteins encoded in a region of the Leptolyngbya subtilissima AS-A7 genome:
- a CDS encoding SH3 domain-containing protein has protein sequence MKGFFIGLSKLILGMAIALILLSMAGVATARYFMGRLSVLPPKPLYGDEMPTPAPEAAPEAPAEPVVEASPAPAEPPAEPALEPGDYNATVVQPIGLVMREGPGVEFPQVGGVDVNEAVVVLEEPADKSWVKVRVVSNGQEGWVKAGNTRRVE, from the coding sequence ATGAAAGGATTTTTCATTGGCCTATCGAAATTAATCTTGGGCATGGCGATCGCCCTCATTCTGCTGTCGATGGCGGGGGTGGCCACCGCCCGCTACTTCATGGGTCGCCTGTCGGTGCTGCCGCCCAAACCACTGTATGGCGATGAAATGCCGACCCCAGCCCCAGAGGCTGCTCCAGAAGCCCCTGCCGAGCCTGTAGTCGAAGCCTCACCGGCCCCAGCGGAGCCGCCGGCAGAGCCCGCCCTCGAGCCTGGTGACTACAACGCCACGGTGGTGCAGCCCATTGGCCTAGTCATGCGCGAAGGTCCCGGTGTCGAGTTTCCCCAAGTGGGGGGCGTGGATGTCAACGAAGCGGTGGTGGTGCTTGAAGAACCCGCCGACAAGTCGTGGGTTAAGGTGCGGGTGGTGTCTAACGGTCAGGAAGGCTGGGTCAAGGCAGGCAATACCCGCCGTGTTGAATAG
- a CDS encoding TraX family protein — MQSRPSDFPKGLTSYQIKVLAAVTMLVDHIGVVFFPEAIAFRIIGRISFPLFIWLLVQGEAHTKHVGRYGLRLVVLGVVSQPIYQATFDTTEPNILFELLLGLICLRLVRAFPRFQLPIWIGGAGLSELLAMGYSSYGIGLIALTRYYRPTVPWGLAWIGFHLLWAWIEGPFQLPAIAVPLIFWLASGKRGPKARWFYAFYPGHLALLWLIQQGLN, encoded by the coding sequence TTGCAGTCAAGACCCAGCGATTTTCCCAAGGGATTAACTAGCTACCAGATCAAAGTCTTAGCGGCGGTGACCATGCTGGTGGATCACATCGGCGTGGTGTTTTTCCCTGAGGCGATCGCGTTTCGAATTATTGGGCGGATCAGCTTTCCGCTGTTTATCTGGCTGCTGGTACAGGGTGAGGCCCACACCAAGCATGTGGGACGCTATGGGCTGCGGCTGGTGGTGTTGGGCGTGGTGTCTCAGCCTATCTATCAAGCCACCTTTGATACGACTGAGCCCAATATTTTGTTCGAGCTGCTTTTGGGGCTGATCTGTCTGCGGTTGGTGCGGGCGTTTCCTCGATTTCAGCTGCCTATCTGGATTGGGGGGGCGGGTTTGAGCGAACTGCTGGCTATGGGCTACAGCAGCTACGGCATTGGGTTAATTGCTCTCACCCGATACTACCGCCCCACGGTGCCGTGGGGGTTGGCCTGGATCGGTTTTCATCTGCTTTGGGCCTGGATAGAGGGGCCATTTCAACTGCCGGCGATCGCAGTCCCCCTGATCTTTTGGCTGGCCAGTGGGAAGCGAGGACCCAAGGCGCGATGGTTCTATGCCTTCTATCCCGGTCATCTTGCCCTGCTATGGCTCATTCAGCAGGGTTTGAACTAA
- a CDS encoding MarC family protein produces the protein MPIILPLFAKAFLTLFVVIDPVGLAPLYLALVSDRTETEQTQIATRAVAVSAGILLAFGLTGAYVLHNLGISLQAFQIAAGFLLFKIALDMIFVHQERETEAEAQEAGTKQDVSVFPLAIPLIAGPGSLASILVLSRESTNYYLGLSVVLAAAAVVLLLCYLFLLLSRPLAKVLGQIGINVVTRVLGVLLAALAVQYMLDGLLSLLQLPPAQAFGIDTPTPDS, from the coding sequence ATGCCGATCATTCTGCCGCTGTTTGCTAAAGCCTTTCTGACCCTGTTTGTGGTGATTGACCCGGTGGGGCTAGCGCCCTTGTACCTGGCGTTGGTGAGCGATCGCACCGAGACCGAGCAAACCCAGATCGCCACCCGAGCAGTGGCGGTGTCGGCAGGCATTCTTTTAGCCTTTGGGTTGACGGGGGCCTACGTGCTGCACAACCTGGGCATCAGCCTGCAAGCCTTTCAAATTGCGGCGGGGTTTTTGTTGTTTAAGATCGCCCTCGACATGATCTTTGTGCACCAGGAGCGCGAAACCGAAGCCGAAGCACAGGAAGCGGGTACCAAGCAGGATGTCAGCGTGTTTCCGTTGGCAATTCCGTTGATTGCCGGACCGGGCAGCTTAGCCAGCATATTGGTGCTATCGCGGGAGTCAACTAACTATTACCTGGGCCTGAGTGTGGTGTTAGCGGCAGCGGCGGTGGTGTTGCTGCTGTGTTATCTGTTTTTGCTGCTGTCGCGGCCGCTGGCCAAGGTGCTGGGCCAAATTGGCATCAACGTGGTGACCCGAGTGCTGGGGGTCCTGCTGGCAGCCTTGGCCGTGCAGTACATGCTCGATGGCTTGCTCAGCCTGCTCCAACTGCCCCCCGCTCAAGCCTTTGGCATCGACACCCCCACCCCTGATTCTTAG
- a CDS encoding S-layer homology domain-containing protein codes for MTQTNWAKLLRVAPLSALLATLTVGSAAAIALAAEGPIQNFNWLKDEALLDQALDAAHTKDDDDDDDDDDGDDVESGEVIYQQQRTTTTTTTTVNQVSFSDISTNYWASNFVYRLSAIKVVSGFPSGNFLPSNNLTKAQYAAMIAQAFDMPASRQTVTLRNVNRSYWAYSAIQKAYSMGFLEVSNGTFDTNGTMTRLDMLVMLARGLNITQVTSGQSVDSLLSIFSDANQIPSEYRVIIAALVERGILVNYPTITQLNLFGVVSRAEACSFVYQALAYMGKVETVESAYIVNSSNFSNLTETITNTTETTTETGETTTETGEVDMGDDDDDDDDDDDDDRRQNCNQGIGNGAEGCDPGNSRPHGGSNDEGGRTPGNR; via the coding sequence ATGACTCAAACTAACTGGGCTAAGCTACTGCGGGTAGCACCGCTTTCGGCGCTTTTGGCTACCTTGACCGTCGGCAGTGCGGCAGCGATCGCCCTAGCCGCCGAAGGGCCTATTCAAAATTTCAACTGGCTCAAAGATGAAGCCCTGCTCGACCAGGCTCTCGATGCAGCCCACACCAAAGACGATGACGACGACGATGATGACGATGACGGTGATGACGTCGAATCGGGCGAAGTCATCTACCAGCAGCAGCGCACCACGACCACGACGACCACCACCGTCAACCAGGTCAGCTTTAGCGATATTTCCACCAACTACTGGGCCAGCAACTTTGTCTATCGCCTCTCGGCCATCAAAGTCGTCAGCGGATTTCCCAGCGGAAATTTTCTGCCGAGCAACAATCTCACCAAAGCCCAGTATGCGGCGATGATTGCTCAGGCCTTTGATATGCCTGCTTCGCGTCAAACCGTCACCCTGCGCAACGTCAACCGCAGCTACTGGGCCTACAGCGCCATCCAAAAAGCCTATTCCATGGGCTTTTTAGAGGTCTCCAATGGGACGTTTGACACCAACGGCACCATGACCCGTCTCGACATGTTGGTGATGCTGGCCCGAGGGCTTAACATTACCCAAGTCACCTCTGGGCAGTCGGTCGATAGCCTGTTGAGCATCTTCAGCGATGCCAACCAGATCCCTAGCGAGTATCGCGTCATTATCGCGGCTCTGGTAGAGCGCGGCATTTTGGTGAACTATCCCACCATCACCCAGCTAAACCTGTTTGGGGTGGTTTCTCGCGCTGAAGCCTGTAGCTTTGTCTATCAGGCCCTGGCTTACATGGGCAAGGTCGAAACCGTTGAGTCGGCCTACATCGTCAACAGCAGCAACTTTTCCAATCTGACTGAAACCATCACCAACACCACCGAAACTACCACCGAAACTGGTGAGACTACCACCGAAACTGGTGAGGTGGATATGGGTGATGACGACGACGATGATGATGACGACGATGATGATGATCGCAGACAGAACTGCAACCAGGGCATCGGCAATGGTGCAGAGGGCTGTGACCCCGGCAACTCTCGCCCCCACGGCGGCAGCAATGACGAGGGTGGTCGCACCCCCGGCAACCGCTAG